From the Deinococcus gobiensis I-0 genome, the window CGTAGGCCCGGAACAGCCCGGCCTGGGTGTAGGGGTCAGTCAGGTCCAGCACCAGCCCCTGCCGCCCCAGCTTGACCTGTCGGGCCAGTTCCAGGGTCAGCGCCTTCCAGGTGGTCGGGGGGGCCGATACGAGGCGGGGGTTGTACACGAGCGCCATGGCCTCGGCCATCAGGGGCAGTCCCAGGGTCCGGCCTCCCAGCGTGAAGGCCTGAATTCCCGCCCGGTCCTGTGGCCCAGCGGGGGTCAGCGGCGCGGCGAGTGTCCGGACCTGCAGGAGCCACTCGTCGGGAACGCCCACCACGACGTCCGGCCCCCCGGCCCCGGCCGCTGCCCACTGCGGCCCGAGCTGGTCCAGAGGAAGGGTCCTGATCTGGACGGGCTGTCCGGTCCGCCGCGTGTAGAGTGCCGCCTGCGCCCTGAGCCAGTTGGCGTCGGCGCGCTGGTAATGGGTCCAGACGGTCAGTGGGGCGGCGTGGGCCGTGCCGATCAGGGTCAGCGTCAGGAGGGCCAGGGAGGGCAGGCGGGGCATGAGCGCATCCATAGCACGGCGGCGCGCCGGAGCGGAGCGGGAATGACCAGCCGTCCGCCCGGTGACCGGGGCCACCCCAGGCATGAAGCCCCGGAGGGCCTGCTGGCTTCCGGGGCTTCATGCCTGGGGTGAGCTTGGATCTATGCGGTCGTCAGATCGCCAAACCCTGGGCGTGCGCGCTGACTTCACGCGGCTCGTACTGGCCGGGCGGCAGGCCGATGGACGGCGTGTTGGCCTCGAACTCGTCGTGCCAGCCGATCTCCTCCAGCGCCTTTTTCCAGGCCCCGATGCTCTCGTTCCTGTAGAGGCTGTACGCCGCCATGCCGACCTCGGGGCCGCCACGCGCGATCACGTTCTCGACCCAGGCCCACTTGGCCGAGACGTTGCGCAGCTCGGCGGTGGTCCGCAGCTCCTTCTGGATGCGCTTGAGGCGCTTCTCGATGGTCTGCACGCCCGCGAAGGGATCGGCGAAGTGCGGCGTGTGCCGCTTGGGCACGAAGGGCGAGATGCCCAGCGCGATGCGGTTGATCCCCGCGAGTTCCTTGGTGAAGGCGATGAGCTCGGAGATGTCGTCGTCGTTCTCCGGCCCCAGGCCGATCATCATGTAGACCTTGAGGCCCTTGAAGCCCAGGTCGCGGCTGATCTGCGCGGTCTTGAGCAGGTCCTCGGTCGTGATGCCCTTTTTCAGCCAGCGCCGCAGCCGCTCGCTGGGCGCGTCCGACGCGACCGTGAAGGTGCGCAGGCCGCCCGCCTTCAGGATCTCGGCGAGTTCGGCGTCCACCGTGTCGGCGCGGATGCTGCTCACGCCGAGCTTGATGCCGCGCTCGGTGAGGGTCTTGCCGACGTACTTCGTGTGCGGGAAGTCCGAGAGGGCCGCGCCCACCAGCCCGACCTTCGTGACCCAGTCGGGGATGGTGTCCAGCAGTTCCTGCGCCTGGTTGTTGCGGTTGGGGCCGTACATGGTGCGCGCCAAACAGAAGGTGCAGGGGCGCGGGCAGCCGCGCTGCGC encodes:
- a CDS encoding B12-binding domain-containing radical SAM protein, which produces MSYWRNTLKPLLDAEQGTLFKQAPIRVTLAFPNRYGVGMASLGYQVIYRMFNQEEGVACERAFLPDDVDAFERTGQTLPTVESGRAAADCQLFAMSVSFELDLTNIIRMLDVAGMAPLRGERSDSDPVVMIGGPLTSSNPYPLTPFADIIVIGDGEQIVPVVSEALREAASREDFYDLIDGMPGIFLPARHSHEPQWATAPKELLPAYSQIVTPHSELSNMFLVEAQRGCPRPCTFCLARTMYGPNRNNQAQELLDTIPDWVTKVGLVGAALSDFPHTKYVGKTLTERGIKLGVSSIRADTVDAELAEILKAGGLRTFTVASDAPSERLRRWLKKGITTEDLLKTAQISRDLGFKGLKVYMMIGLGPENDDDISELIAFTKELAGINRIALGISPFVPKRHTPHFADPFAGVQTIEKRLKRIQKELRTTAELRNVSAKWAWVENVIARGGPEVGMAAYSLYRNESIGAWKKALEEIGWHDEFEANTPSIGLPPGQYEPREVSAHAQGLAI